A stretch of Deltaproteobacteria bacterium DNA encodes these proteins:
- a CDS encoding ImmA/IrrE family metallo-endopeptidase, translated as MIRNAQNQYNPDSVSPPGETLLETIEALGMSQAELADRTGRSKKTINHIIKGKAPVTPVIALELESVLGVPASFWNNFECNYREFLARRKEKENLKKYEEWLSSIPVRQMIKKGWIKGFKNRVDQIKEALRFFAIASPDQWENVSRKYLAAAYRKSNAFETDSSALVAWLRKGELDAQKIECAPYDKDKFGDFLDRKIRTLTNEPPEVFESRLIDICAACGVAVVFVPRLQKMPMNGATRWLTTDKAIIQLSLRYKTDDQLWFSFFHESQHILRHGKKDVFIEINDLAGHAGKDYWDDPREEEANRFAADLLIPPRQFKAFLERNRFSKRAIREFASQVGISAGIVVGRLQYEKVLPYSNCNDLKQKISVG; from the coding sequence ATGATAAGAAACGCCCAAAATCAATATAATCCCGACTCTGTTTCGCCCCCAGGCGAAACTCTGCTCGAAACAATCGAAGCATTGGGAATGTCTCAAGCAGAACTTGCGGACAGGACAGGGCGCTCCAAAAAAACAATCAATCACATCATAAAGGGCAAGGCGCCGGTCACCCCGGTGATTGCGCTCGAACTCGAGAGCGTGCTGGGCGTACCTGCGAGTTTTTGGAACAATTTTGAGTGCAATTACAGAGAATTCCTGGCGCGTCGGAAGGAAAAGGAAAATCTTAAAAAATACGAGGAATGGTTGAGCTCAATCCCGGTGCGGCAAATGATCAAAAAGGGCTGGATCAAGGGATTCAAAAACCGAGTCGATCAGATAAAAGAGGCTCTCAGGTTCTTTGCGATTGCCTCGCCGGATCAATGGGAGAACGTATCGCGCAAGTATCTTGCCGCGGCTTATCGCAAATCCAACGCTTTCGAGACGGATAGTTCAGCTTTAGTGGCCTGGCTTCGAAAAGGGGAGTTAGACGCTCAAAAGATTGAATGCGCTCCTTATGACAAGGATAAATTTGGGGATTTTCTCGATAGGAAGATTCGAACTCTGACGAACGAGCCTCCCGAGGTATTTGAATCCAGACTTATAGACATATGCGCGGCTTGCGGCGTGGCTGTAGTATTTGTACCGAGACTGCAAAAGATGCCTATGAATGGTGCAACAAGATGGCTTACCACGGATAAAGCCATAATACAGTTAAGCCTCCGTTATAAAACCGATGACCAGCTCTGGTTTAGTTTCTTTCACGAATCCCAACATATCTTGCGACATGGGAAGAAAGACGTTTTCATAGAGATCAATGACTTGGCAGGGCATGCTGGAAAGGATTATTGGGATGATCCACGCGAGGAAGAGGCCAACAGGTTTGCGGCCGACCTTCTGATCCCGCCTCGTCAGTTCAAGGCGTTTCTCGAACGAAATCGTTTCAGCAAGCGGGCCATAAGAGAGTTTGCCTCGCAAGTTGGGATATCTGCCGGGATTGTAGTAGGGAGACTCCAGTATGAGAAGGTATTGCCCTATTCGAACTGTAACGATCTTAAACAAAAAATTTCAGTGGGTTGA